In Coturnix japonica isolate 7356 chromosome 9, Coturnix japonica 2.1, whole genome shotgun sequence, a single window of DNA contains:
- the LOC107318352 gene encoding serine palmitoyltransferase small subunit B-like: MDIKSMKSYLYWLYCQFELITCSYLMEPWEKVLFYGFNVTMLVMVAYTAYIFFPVHISTAFQFCLPLFGSQRENTVSVVK; this comes from the coding sequence ATGGATATTAAGAGCATGAAGAGCTATCTTTATTGGCTGTACTGCCAGTTCGAATTAATCACCTGCAGCTATCTCATGGAGCCCTGGGAAAAAGTGCTCTTCTACGGCTTCAACGTCACTATGTTAGTGATGGTAGCATACACTGCTTACATCTTTTTCCCCGTCCATATTAGCACGGCTTTTCAGTTCTGCTTGCCCTTATTTGGAAGCCAACgtgaaaatactgtttctgttGTGAAGTAA